The Sminthopsis crassicaudata isolate SCR6 chromosome 5, ASM4859323v1, whole genome shotgun sequence genome contains the following window.
aaattttcttttgcttAGAGTTTgaaactgtagcgagctgtcgtctccagaagctgccagatcgctctctgggaagagatctgctgtgtctactcaaatctttcagacagattcttcttcctgtagtgaaccgttgtctccaggcagttgctgttaactcttgtccttagaagtgacttcccttcctgcagagagccccgtcaagcctgatgcaatgcagagtctttctcttgaatcctggctctgaatctcctccaactcttatccttcttcaggccgatctgccctctgcgcccagtgctgtctctttttatcctcccagagaatgggcgtgggataatgcaagggcttctgggaagaaccaccccagccaatgagcttgccccctctatcaagtcaacctgagttctcaccttgtaattgtccagaaaacctgaattctcaccttgtcaccatccagacaacctcagttctcacctagtaatcccaacatgaAACCTCGCCCTACTTTCTCATTACTTAGATTTTGAAACCTCTTTCACCTCACTTTCATTAAAGGTTTAAAGTTAATGGCCAtgtgaataagaaatttaaaatttcatattaggattataagctcactcaaatctaacaggcctgagcttccaaattatgggaacttgaccatTCCacgaactctgtatatttttgacactagatactaggaactagccattcctagagatgtttgtgctccagagaagagtggctccctccctgggcatagacaattaataaagaactgtcaagatgcagacgatacggaacgagtcaactagtgaagccctcccataccccgcacctgcacagatgtatgtgccaaacccttatataattttttggcaaaaatccttctttgtctaaagaCCTATAAAAAGTCAGTGCCCCATATTATGACCAAGTCTCATCtgtggggaggacgcttcgcccggaaaaatctttacacaactcAAGTTGAGAAGGCTGAAAAAGAGGGGCTCCCAGGCGTTTGATGATCTTGTGGGTTCCCTTgagttggtgatgtattctcttcctctatctgctataattgtcattttGCTagttgttcttatttctatttgcttttttatgcaaatctaaactatctatactttgtcttatttgattaaaactttttacttttactttttaactgagcttgagagagtcatttataggagcgaatccgaacttttctttaatatcacaATACACNNNNNNNNNNNNNNNNNNNNNNNNNNNNNNNNNNNNNNNNNNNNNNNNNNNNNNNNNNNNNNNNNNNNNNNNNNNNNNNNNNNNNNNNNNNNNNNNNNNNNNNNNNNNNNNNNNNNNNNNNNNNNNNNNNNNNNNNNNNNNNNNNNNNNNNNNNNNNNNNNNNNNNNNNNNNNNNNNNNNNNNNNNNNNNNNNNNNNGACTGGAGATTAGCAAAGTTGAGATGGGACCAAAAAAGCCTTTTTgctgaaggtgggatttgaacaacATTTAGGAAGCTAAGAAATAGAGGGCAGAGGGTCAGTGTGTTCCAGGCTTGGGGGAATCCTAGAGAAAAGTCACAGAATTAGAAGATGTGGCAGCTTAGGTAAGAAATAGCACTGGTTTTGTTTTAAGAAGAAACATGACTTTCTAATGTTGGACTGAAAATCAGATCTGTTTTTTGACCTGTAGTTTAATATTTCTGAGTATGGAGTGACAATAGATACTGGGAATAAAGCTGAAAATTTTGACTTCCCCAttataactttttgttaaagtaaTAAATGACAATATGAATCCTGAGTTCATTGGCAGGACCTTCAAGTCAAGCAATCAAGTATTTCTTAAGAAGCTACCACAAGTCAAGATTTGTATTAACCTCTGGGTTTACAAACAAATGTAGACTCCCCACCTgcctccccacaaaaaaaaaaattcaaactgaaGGAATCAATAGTTTCACGTGCAAAAAATTCTTCAGCAATGAGAATAAAGAATAATATCAGAGGGAAGACAGTGTTAAATAGGggaggtgagattttagctgggatttcagaggactaagaaatagagatgaAGAGGTACTGTGATAGCCAGTAAAAGTGTCTAGaattgagagatggagtgtcttgtgtaAGATAATCACTGAATCACAGAGTATTCTTCTACATATCTATGCTTATATATTGATacagatagatgtatatatatatatatatatatatatatatatatatatatatacatatacagataatATAGATGCATATAAGAAAACTATCAAAATATTATACTTGATTCTAGAGGTAAAGAGTCATCAGATTTAATTCTTTAGACAAGAAGGTGGAGTTTTGCTGGGAAATCTTGGTACTTCTGGTTCCCCACAAATAAGCAGATAATTGTGAAGAGACTGGGCAACTTACTTATTGCTACAGACATGTTTATCAGTAATCCCAGAATCTATCAGGTCATTTGTGAAGATAATGTGGTGAATTCCTTAATACCCACAGGTGAGCCAGTTACACTTCTTTATGAACAGGTAGTGAAATGGTCATGTACTTCAATGAACCCTAAAGAAGAAAGATTATCACTTGATAGTTGGAAGTTTTGTTTGAATATATGCCTAAAAATTGGGCTTTTCAGGTGAGGGTAAAGTAATGTACTTTACTTTATATACTGTAACATGAATATCCATTTAAATAGAATGAGAGAATTAAATTTATACATTATATCTTCTCTGCCTAGAATTTTGGCTGCAGAGATTCCTAGAGTAGAGACATATTGTATTGAGAGCAAAGCTACTAGCTAGCCTAGGTCTATCTCACATTTTGGTTTAGTAGTGCAAGACTATCCTATTAATAAAAAGTCTGTCTGCTCATCAGATTAATCAATGGATTTCAGAGTATTCTTTGGTGACCAGACTGAATTAAAACGTTACAGGGGAATGTGTAAGTAGGTGATAGCACTAATCTTTACTCATATAATATGTGCCTTACATGTAACACTACATGATCACTGAAATATATGTTAGTTACTACATTTTTCAgtatgctgaaaaattacttcatggtttatatttctttatttctgaaattattaTTAAGCTACAAAAAGTTTACTTGTTTGTCCTATAAGTAGCTCTGCATAGCTCTGATGCTAGTTATTTTACAGGAGctgtttaatttttgaatttataaCTCTATTACCCAGCGGCGTGCGTGGCACACAATAGGAGCCTAAGAAGTGCCTGTTCattgttttttctgtttctggATACTGTATAGAACTCCTaaggttattttttctttgaatttgctTTTATTCTGTGTTAGCATCAATTCAGTCCAGTTCAATAATTGGAGTCTGGAGTTTGAATGCATGGAgtgataaaatattgaaaatacaaCTTTATtcattaaatgattaaaaacaatacaattttaaatttaaatcaaatcaaatattgcTCCACTTCACATCTGTACTCATCATAACAACAGACAGCAATTGGGAATATGTCattcaagtcaatttttcttttctgatttttatttctttgcttttgcaaattaaaaaaaattatataacaaatatattttttaaatttaatctttcagGCTTTCTTCTATGATTTATTTAATCATGAGTTCTTAATTTTCCATATATctgaaagaaaatttctttttttcttccctaattcATTTATGCTATGACTTTTCATATCAAAGTCATGCATCCATTTGTAACTTCCCTTGGCATATTATATAAGGGTCTGCTCTAAATCtcatttctgccaaactgctttcccaacagtttttgccaAACAGTGAATAATTCTACCAGTAATTTGGGTCTTTGTGTCTATTCAATATTATGGTATGTGTGTTCTCTGGATTTTATATATTGTGAATAGAATGTTTCATTGATtgacctcttttaaaaaaaagcacaaaatattcatatttctgGGACCTCAAATTACTCTGTCACCAAAATTATTTGTCTGGGATGTATCCTATTGGTTAAGACTCAATATTCTATTCACAAAGGACTGTCAGGcttcaacattctcattttatgcTCTGCAATTTGCTGTTGCTGACTCAGGGCACTGGGTAGTCTTTTATCCCAATTGACACTTTTTAGATAAGTACATTTTAGGGACACTTATTTTGATGAttgaacagctaggtggtacagtgataCGGTATTAgtctaggagtcaggaagatctgggttttatttcatttttttattatagctttttaattacaagatatatgcatgggtaatttttcatcattgacaattgcaaaatcttttgttccaactttttccctccttccctccaccccttcccccagatggcaggttgactaatatatgttaaatatgataaaatctgttaaataaaatatatgtatacatttcgaacagttattttgctgtacaaaaataatcagactttaaaatagtgtacaattagcttgtgaaggaaataaaaaatgcaggtggacaaaaatagagggattgggtattctatgtagtggttcatagtcatctcctagagttctttcgctggatgtagctggttcaattcattactgctctattggaactgacttggttcatctcattattgaagagggtcacatccatcagaattgatcatcatatagtattgttgttgaagtatataatgatttcctggtcctgctcatttcattcagcatcacttctgaaatcatcctgctggtcatttcatacaaaacaataatattccataacattcatataccacaatttattcatccattctccaattgatgggcatccattcactttccagtttctggccactacaaagagggctgccacaaacattcttacacatacaggtcactttcccttctttaaaaaatatgggttttaaatcctgactcagacacttactaagtaTGTGATCCTGTGAAAGTTGGGCAAACCAGTCTgttatatttaccaagaaaatcccaaggggACTCGTGAAGAGTTAGGCGCAACTAAAAAATAACTCAACAAAATTGTGAAGATTCATTTATCAGGAGTGGTCTCTTTTTCAATTGAGTCTTCTTTGAGCAGTGTGTTACATAGTTTTTATCCTGCCCAAGGTTGTATTCATTCTGGTGTTGGTTGgaattttgctttatatttggGATTTCGCTAGTTGATCCATTTCTTGTTCTGTCTCCCTTGGAATTTGTCTAGTTGTAGCTATAAGAGGAATGGATCATCCTTGGTCAGAGTGTTGTGTGGCCTTTTATCCTCTTGCATTTACCGCTTAAGGCGATTATTGTTTTTATCACTCTACTCCTGTGGTTTCCACTGTTAGGGCACTGGGTCTTGCCATGTGATGTTGCTTCAAACTTagagtttgtttatttgttcttctACTACTTTTCTATAACACTTTACTTCCATTGTGTATAGTTCTAGTCTTCTCCCCCATCCACCCCAGTCCTGGATGAATAATCTTACTGaagattttctttgaaattcttaatcaattgatcaattctgatggacttggctctcttcaacaatgagatgaaccaaatgagttccaattgttcagtaatgaagaaaaccagCTATACCAAGCAAacaaactatgggaaatgagtgtggaccacaacttagcatttctactctttctgttattgtcagcttgcatttttgttttccttctcaggttatttttacgtTATCTctaaatctttatatatatatacagagagagagagagagagagagagagagagagagagagagagagagagcatttaacatatactttaacatatgtaacatgtattggttttcctgtcctctaggggagggggtgcgaggaaggaggggaaatgttttgcaagggtcaatgctgaaaaattacccatgcacatttcttgtaaataaaaagctactaaaaaaaagaaaaaaaagaaattcttaatcattgttttatCTGATCCTTGTTCTTTGTTATTGCATGGGAACAAGTGGAAAAACTGTACTTCTGCATTATCTACCAGTTGGTCATCTAAATGGAAGTTCTCtcaatgatcttttcttttttttttttgtatctaatataattttttccaagtagatataaagatagttttcaatatttatttttttaagattttgaattccaagtttttccccctatttccctttctttctacctTGCTAATGCagaaaacaatccaatatagattatacCTTAACAAATATGTTAAACTTATTTacatattagttttttttgtttgtgaaggaggaatcagaacaaaaatgaaatacctcaagaaagaaaaaaagtaaaaaatttaaaaagtggaaaTAGTAAGTTTTAATATGTATTCAGACGTATatatacttctttctctggatgtggatgacattttccaacgcaaatcttttggaattgtcatggGTCACTGTATAACtcagaagagttaagtctattgtagttaataattgtaaaattatgtACAATGTGTAGttattctacttacttcatttaccatccattcctattaactttctgggtttttctgaaatccagttgtttatcatttcttatagcacaacagtattctattacattcatatatcacaacttgttcagctcttctccaattgatgggcatccactcaacttccaattggccaccacaaagagaggtTGTATACACATTTTTGTACACGtgggtcctttccttttttatgctctctgtgggatacagaactagtagtaatgctggatcaaagaatctGCACATTTTTATtaccctttggtcatagttcccaatcattctccagaatggctggatcaatttgCAACTTCACTAATACATATTcatgtctcatttttcctttgtGCCATccaacatatttttcattttttctctcatattagccaatctgagaggtgtgaggtggtacttcagaattgttttcatttaatttcccaAATCTATAGTGcttataatgtaataaataataaaatgttttaaatatatgtataaataaaatataaaataaaaaataataaaaatgccctaggcatttttatatgactattaaGAGtttaaattcctttatctgaacactgccttttcatatcttttgagcatTTATAAGCTAGAGAATTATttgtcttcttataaatttgatgcagttctctagataatttagaaataaggaaCAGAATAAGTGAGTGGTATAGAAGCATGTCTAGATTAACAGAATTTGGATAAGATGTGCAGATTAATGGGAGTGAGATAAACAGGGAAATAAATacctatatatttttgaaaatttatataaagtttCCTAATTCAAGGGAAAAGTTGTTGGGTAGGTAAAGTAATAGGAAGACAAAGTAGCAGGTAAAAGAAAAACAGGAGTTAGAAGGATAAGAAATTAGGGATAAACCCAAAcataaagatcaggagtagaatatattatgtagcagcaattgtgatattagaaaaaattaaagctaagatagatttaatcaaaagagaatatTAAGAAAACCATACTATACATCAGCCATGTTAACCAATACTGTTTTAGACCATTTAAATAACTGGACAGTATAAGATTAGAATATTGCTATAGTGTAGATATTGATGGGTTGTTGGAGTtagggaaaatatggaaagatttggaattataaaggaagatgttatccaccttcagagaagcAGAGTATAAAGAATACAATACAGCCTTACAAagatgcatatgaatgtatatatgtgtatatgtatatttacatatatatgtagagggccaagtgtacttgaaacaaataATCTGACAACAAAGtattaactcaatggaattaagataattattctctagtttacatgtacttagtacttaatatagttctccAAGTTAGCATCTGTTCTACAAGAATGACATGATGATGTttttataatagagtatataagagctaagagataTGGGAAGGAAGACAGATTCAGAGATAATCAGAGAAGATGGAGGACTGGAGGCTAGAGGACAGAGTGGAAGATAAAGATCCTCCTGGTGGCTGTCctgtctcctttacttctccactgagaccaaggctgcttgggggaagagggtttgtctctcttccagtccttactggttcttatatactctattacaattacatcatcacAGCACACTATGCATCCTTCTAACTCCTGTTTTTCTTTTACCTGCTACTTTGTCTTCCTATTACTTTACCTACCCAACAACTTTTTCCTTGAATTAGGaaactttatataaattttcaaaaatatataggtatttatatatagatttgtacatatctatatctatctaggctttcttgaaatggaaatttattgctttatatttatatcttttttgtccAAGGtaatttttcctcctattttgtatttaaatttaaaatgatataattaaatCACAGAATGTGACCCCACAATTTGGGCTCAGGCTGTCCTGAAGTCTGAAAGTTGGTCAAATGTCCCTTAGTACAGAACTCTTCTAAGGAAGAGTGAAAAGAGTGAGAAGATGATAAaagggggaaatacaattagcaatactAATTGCAAAAAgatttttgaagcaagtttcttttataaggcctcatttctcaaacaggCAGGGAACTGAAAcaagtttataaaaaataagagtcatgTCCCAATTGATTAATgtgaaatgatgaacaaggtaCTCTCAGATAAAACCtgtaaagtcctccatgaactctaGCAACACAAGTAATTTACTTTGTGTACAAAATAATACTAATGTTCTGGGATAATCAGctgtaaattattttgttattctcagtagaaCAATGATCCAGGCTATAGTGAAGTATTTACAATCaaaaattctctctatatacagagaaggaactgtttttgtctgaatatagatttagcattttcttccctcctctctttctctcttccttttctctgttttctccctccctctttcttccactctctctccctttctctctgtctcaactttatttttcttgagagtttttctTTTGTTAGGGTTGGAGATCTATGCTTTCtttatttcacaacatgatttttatggaaatgttttgcataactttacttGTGGTTTATTAATGGGGGCTGGGTGTGGGTATAAAGGAGACATGTGGaattcaaaagaatgagaaacaaatttaagaatttattttaaatgtaactggggaaaatattaaatacttttctaaaaaagatatataaataatataatctaaATTCAGTTCATGGCATAATGAATAGGCATCCATCATAGGTTATAAAGGTGTGCTATTTTATTCATGTGAGTATAGATTTACAACCTCAAACAATAGCCATGCAGAAACATAAAAGAATGAGGAGTTTGCATTTCAGGGTACACAACTTTTAAAGTCTCAGGGAACCTGAGGCAATATctaagaaggaaggggaagatcaagaaagaagttaagagagatgatGGTGGAATCTAGGAGGAGCCAGGTGAAATCCACCTAGCTGACCAGGTCCCAGACATGTTTAAAATTATGTTAATCAAGATCTCAAAAGTTGTTGAAAGATGCTAACTTGACTGTATCACAGGTTGGAGTGCTAGGCTATAGCTATAACAAAAGGACCATCTGGGTCTTGATTATGGCTGATAATAGGCTCTCCTTCCTGATAAAGCAAAAGAATAAACTGGTTTCAAAGTATACAGCAGGCAGGCATAATTGATTTCTCATTTGGCTGCGCTACTTTGAGTATTCTCTGACTGAGATCTTCATCATGCCCCAGGAAGCTTATTGTTGAGTAGGCTTAATCACCATATAAAATCACATGGTCCTTGGTAGTACATCACTATACTCTCCCTCTACTCCAAACTTCCAGCTAAAgggaaaactgaatttgaatatttcctcatttctcaccTGACTTCACCACTTAGGGACTTCTCTAACTGATTTATCCACCATATCCTCATGCAAAGTACCTTTTTTATCCCTCCCACTTTttagcttgtgtgtgtgtgtgtgtgtgtgtgtgtgtgtgtgtgtgttttgactTCCTAAATAGATTGTAACTTCTTGTGGGGCagggattatctttcttttttcatgtctATATTTTTTATGCTTAATGCCCAGTACATAAAATGCAtgtaataaatgcatattgactaTTAAATAGGCATCTGGAAAattcttttataataaatttcttaTAGATAGGTGGttgtcaacaaacattcattaatttttatagaaGTGAAAGGATGAGGTGATTGAAAGTGAAATCTTTAATAAGGGGGATGGAGTGGGGAGGAAAACATCTCGATTAGTGAAGATgtccaaataggaaaaaaaaagttgtgaaagAAGCTGTGGGTAAAAGGGATATcagttagaaaataaaattaggtCATAGGATCCAGAACATAGAGTTgaaaactatttaaattttattttacttatattgcTTCAAAAGTCAATTTCCTCTTATAACTTTGAAATCAATACAATCTTTTGCAGTGCATCTCTAAAAGCTTTAATCACTTGTTTATTCCTCAGGGTATAAATGAAAGGGTTCATTACAGGTGCTACTGAGGTTGCAAGTACTAACACTACTTTATTCATAGCCACTCCTTCTCTTTCAGAAGGTTTGATATAGATGAAGATGCAGCTTCCATAAGTCATGGAGACAACAATCATGTGGGAGGAACAAGTAGAAAAGGCTTTTTTCCTTTGCTCAGCTGAAGGGAATCTCAGAATAGTCCTAATGATACATGCATAAGATAGAACCACTAACACTAAGGGGATGATGAGTGTGAACACAGCAAGGGCTAACACCATTCTTTCCATGAACTGTGTATCAGAGCATGTGATCTCCAGCAATGGTGATATATCACAGAGAAAATGGTCAATGATATTGGAGTCACAGAATTCTAGCTGAAGACCAAAACTAACTATTGGAATGATAATCATCGACCCAGATACCCAACAACTCAGAAGGAGCTGATTACAGACTCTGTTGTTTATGATGGCTGCATAGTGCAGGGGTTTGCAGATAGCCACATAGCGGTCATAAGACATGGCAGCCAAGAGAAAAAATTCTGAGGCCCCaaagaaaattgcaaaaaatAATTGAGTGAAACATTCATTATAGGTCACGGTATAGTCTCCAGTTGACATGGTGTACAGGAATCTGGGAATACAGGCAGTTGTGAATGACAATTCTAAGAAAGAAAAGTTCCtgaggaaaaaatacataggGGTTTTAAGGTGCTGATCTATTAaagtgaggatgatgatgatcaAGTTCCCAGTTACACTCAGGATgtaagacagaaacagaaaggtcAAAAGCAGAATCTTCAGCTGTGGGTCATCTGTCAATCCCCGGAAAATGAACAATGATATCCCTGTATGATTTCTCATTTCTGATCTATGGCTTTAAATGAATCTGTAGGCAAAATAGAAAGAGtatgaaagtaagaaaaagagaaaagagagagagagagagagagagagagagagagagagagagagagagagagagagagagagagagagagagagagaaacacacagattaacagacacagacagacagagacagagaaaagggagagataaagatagagagaaatagggagagggaaaagaggagggagagggagaagtagaggtagagtgagagagaggagaatagagatcaagagagagaaagacagagacaaagacaataGAGTTGAGAAGACCAACTTAGAGCAAGTCAGCATTTCAATATGGATATAAATTCTCAGAAGATttttttgggttcttttttttttctttcatggataAAAAAATGatgccaacattttttttttatccagtaTGACTTTTAACAGTCTATTGGCTACTGAGCATAAGATTGTTGTAAACAATTTTGTTTccaatatttctttcttccctttaccCCCGTTCCTTTTCTCTACCgcattttttacaaaatattatttcattttgtattatctaaaacaatggtcctcaaactttttaaatagggggccagttcactgtccctcagactgtgggagggccggactatagtaaaaacaaaaactcacattctgtctctgccACTCAGCCCATTTACCGTAACCAGGCAGGCTGCCATCCTTAGCCTGCAGCATCTGGTCCATGGGctgcagtttgagaacccctgatctaaaacattgtgatttcttttgttttcttattatattaGTTTTCTGATATATCACCTTTGCTAAGTACCTTTGTAACCTAGATAAAAAAGTTAAGCAATACCAAAAAATGACCATAGCAGACAGTCCCTTTGTAACCATTTTGGTGCTATCACAGAATGTACCCCGATTTCTTGGAATATGCATggtatctctttctgtctttaatCTCCTTTGGCTATTTATTCAGTGGTGAGATCCCTGGCTCAGAGGCTATGAATTGTTTCTTCACTTTTCCcacaaaatttcaaattattttatgcatCATTTGGACTAGTCTTTACTGCTAGCAATAGTGTATTAGTTGCTGTTTTTCCAGatcatttactaattgtgtagTTTCAACAGTTTTCGACTTGCAGATATACATGCTGTGTGAGGGAAAActtcaaaattttaataaattattttaaattgaatttattttgtttaatatgttttatagctttttaatgttattaccaattttcaatttttgtaaaatgtgttTCCTTGGGAAATGTTTCTTAGTATTATGTATTTGCATAGtgaatactttttaaacttaactAGTTCCATAGGAAATTCTGTGTCTTAATGTACCTCTTCTAAAGGCCCCATTTCTTCTCCTTACCTTCTCATCCCTTTTGGGTTCTTTTCTCTATTATAACACTAATCTTCTATACAACAAGATAACACATTCTTTTTATTGCTCTAGAAACTTTTGGCTTCTCCTTGAAcaggctttatttttttcttaagatatcAGATTTCAGAAAATAGTAGCACAGACATCTAATTTGTTCAAGTTTTATCTATTATAACCAAGGCAATGCTGAAATTGTTAGGGAGATGACAGGTAATGGAAGGAGAAATCAGAAATAGATATTGGGAGTTAACCAACTAATATTGAGTTTAAAGTTTCCTTGTAGATTCATCTATTGATGGAAAGCATTGGGCCTAAGAGACCCAGAAACGATTCTCTTCAAATCCCAGTAACTTTTTAAAGGGGCATGTAGCTAAATGAGCTACATTTAGGAATCCTATTAAGAACCCATT
Protein-coding sequences here:
- the LOC141542773 gene encoding olfactory receptor 6C2-like; this encodes MRNHTGISLFIFRGLTDDPQLKILLLTFLFLSYILSVTGNLIIIILTLIDQHLKTPMYFFLRNFSFLELSFTTACIPRFLYTMSTGDYTVTYNECFTQLFFAIFFGASEFFLLAAMSYDRYVAICKPLHYAAIINNRVCNQLLLSCWVSGSMIIIPIVSFGLQLEFCDSNIIDHFLCDISPLLEITCSDTQFMERMVLALAVFTLIIPLVLVVLSYACIIRTILRFPSAEQRKKAFSTCSSHMIVVSMTYGSCIFIYIKPSEREGVAMNKVVLVLATSVAPVMNPFIYTLRNKQVIKAFRDALQKIVLISKL